The following is a genomic window from Bordetella sp. H567.
CGCCGCATCCCGGCCCCTTGGCGGCCATCGCGATCCTGCATGCCGACGTCGGCGTGACGCTGGCGATCGGCCTGCTGATCGCCATTCCCACCGTCGCGGTCGGCGGCCCGCTGTTCGGCCTGCTTGCCGCGCGCATGGTACCCATCGGCGCGGCCGGCGCGGGGCTGGCGGTCACCGGCTCGGACCGGCGGGCGGAAGGGGCACAGGTCTCCACGGACGAGGCGGATGCCGCGCCGGTGCGCAGCCCTACGTTCGCCGTAACCCTGGTCACGCTGCTGTCGCCCATCGTCCTGATGCTGATCAAGGCCGGCGCCGATATCTGGATGGGCAAGGATGACCCGGTGCGCCATGTCCTGGACTTCATCGGCGATCCGGTGTTTGCCCTGCTGGTCGCGGTCCTGCTGGCCATGGTCACCTTCGGCACCTCGGTCGGCTTCAACATCTCGGTGCTCGGGAAAAAAATCGCCGCCAGCCTGTTGCCAGTCGTGGGCGTGATGCTGATCGTCGGCGCCGGCGGCGGCTTCAAGCAGGCGCTGGTCGACGGCGGGACCGGCGCCGCGATTGCGAAGATCGCGCTGGCCACGGGGTTGTCGACGCTGGTGCTGGGCTGGATCGTCGCGGTATTCATTCGCCTGGCCACGGGCTCCGCCACGGTCGCGACCGTCACGGCCGCGGGCATCGTCGCCCCGCTCGCCACCCACCTGCCGCCGAACCACCTCTCGCTGGTCGTGCTGGCCATCGGCGCCGGCTCGCTGTTCTTTTCCCACGTCAACGACGCCGGCTTCTGGCTGGTCAAGGAATATTTCGGCCTGACCGTGGGACAGACCATCAAGACCTGGTCCTTCATGGAAACCGTGCTGGCCGTGATGGGGCTGATCCTGACCTACGGGCTGTCGCTGGTGATGTAGCGGCGACTGTCCCGGCCGATGGAGGCGCTGCCGCCCGGGATGGGCAGGCAGCCTACGCCAGGCGGCGCCGCGCTCACACTTCCCGCACGAAGGCCGCGAGTTCCTGGTTGAAGCGCTCTGGGTACTCCTGGAACGGCGAATGCCCACACTCCTCGTACCAGGATATCCGCGCATGCGGAATCGCTTCCACGATCATGTGGGCGGCCGCCGGCAGGACGATCGTATCGCGCATGCCCTGCGTCACCAGCGTGGGTACGCGCACCTTGCGCAGTGCCGCGATGGTTTCGGCGGGATCGGTATGCCAGGCCGCCGCCGCGCGCCGCACGGGCATCGGCACGATGGCGTTGTAGCAGAGGGCCCGCTCGTACAGCGCGCGCGCGGGCCGCTTGTAATAGCAGGCATCCAGGAACGAGATGGTCTGCTCGACTTCCTGCGCCACGGTCGGATGACCGCAGGGCTGCGCGGTGGGCGTGGCGGGCCCGGCGGCGCGCGGGTCCTCGATCACGCGCGCTCCGACGAAGTGGATGCCGGCCAGCGCGCCATCGCCGTAGCGCATCAGATACTGCCGCAGGACGCGGCCACCCATGGACCATCCCACCGCGACAGGACGCCGCAGCGCCTTGGCCTGCAGCACGGCCGCGATATCGTCGGCCCAGGCGCTGTGATGCTGGTACGCGGCCGTATCCAGCGGCTTGTCCGCCGCGCCGTGGCCGCGCAGGTCCACCGCGACAATACGGAACTCGCGCGCGAGCGCGCTGGCGATCTGCGGCGCGAAGCACAAATGGCATTGGGCCACCCCATGAACCAGCAGGATCTCCCTGCCCTCCGGGTTGCCCCATTCATAGGCCGCCACCCGTACGCCGCCCGCGCCGGCGATCATCAAGGGCGGCACGTCGGGCACGATCCACGTTCCTTCATGGCCGTCGGCATCGTGGCCGCGCATAGGCAGGGCGTGCGCGTTGCGGTCGCCTGTCTCGGATTCCTGCATATCCATCAGCGTGAGATCTCCTCAAGCGGCCGGCGCAAGGTGCGCGGGCCGAAAACCGCGATGACCAGGATCATCAACACCATCGCGACACCCATGAAGGCCGCGACCCCCGGCGTGCCGCCGACACTGAGGAAGAAGCCGATCAGCAGGCCCACGATGGCCGCGCTGGCGCGCCCCCAGCCGTATACGAAGCCGACGGCGCGGCCACGCAGGCGCGTGGGAAACTGTTCAGCCTGGTAGCTGTGGAAGATAAACGAGAGCCAGTTGTTCGACAAGGTCACGAGCACGCCGAAGACGATCACCGTCACCGGGCTGACTTGCATGGCGAACAGCACCATGAAGCCGCCGATGCCGATACCGGCACAGACGATCTGCCATTTCGGTTCCATCCGGTCGGCAATGAGCAGGCCCAGCAACGGACCGAAGGGGTTGGCGATGGCGATGATGAAGGCGTACTGAAGGCTCTTCGTGATTTCCACGCCCTTGGCGATCAGCAGCGTGGGCACCCAGGCGCTGAATCCATAGAAGCCGATCACGGCCAGCAGGTTGAAGACCGACATCACGATCAGGCGCTTGCGGTGCGGGGGACGCAGCAACTCCACGAAGCGGCCTTGCGATTCGACCCGGGCGGTGCCCGGCACCTGGGCCGGCGGCAGCGGGCGTCCCAGGTCGCGCGTTGCACTGGCCTCGATGTCCCGCATGATGCGCTCGGCGCGCTCTCTTTTGCCATGCATGGCCAGCCAGCGCGGGCTTTCCGGAAGCGCTCGACGCAACCACCACGCGGCCAATGCCCCCACCGACGCGATGATGGCGACCCAGCGCCAGCCATCCAGCCCCAGGGGCTGGCGCGGCACCAGCAGCCAGCCCAGCAAGGCCACCACCGGCACGATCAGGAATTCGATGAACTGGTACAGGGCAAAGGCCCGGCCGCGCGCGTTCGGTGGCACCAGCTCCGGAATGAAGGTATCGATGGTCACCTGCTCCAGCCCCAGGCCGATCGAGGCGATGAAGCGAAACAGGTCGATGCCGCCCGCCGTATGCTGGAACGCCATGATCAGCGTGGCGAGCGAATACCACACCAGGGACACCGTGAAGATCGCGCGCCGCCCGGCTCGGTCGGCGATGAAACCGAAGAAGATGGTACCGACGAACATGCCCGCGAAGGTGCAGAAGACGAAGAAGCCCACGCCGCTCAAGCCGAAGAAGTGCAAAGAACTCGTGGCGAACAACCCGCTCTTGACCAGCCCGGGCGCGATGTAGGCCGTCATGAACAGGTCGTACAGCTCGAAGATCGCCCCGATCGAAATCAGGAAGACGAAGTGCTTGGCCGTTCTGGAATAGGGCAGGCGATCCAGACGCGCCGCGACGTGCAGCGCGTATTCGTCGTCCGACATGGTCGTGGCGGCCGGCGGGGAGGTCGGGGCCAGGGGGGAGGTCGGGGCCGGCGAGTGGCCGGACGCTGGCGCAAGGGCAGCCCCTGGCGCCGCACCCGCGGGGGCGTGCGTATCCATATGCTCTGTCTCCTGATCGTTATTGTGGTGTTGCGTGGCGAATGTTCCAGGAAGCACACAAAGCTACGCAAGCCAAATAAACGCACGGGGCGCATGACAAAAAATCATGGGCCGGCAGGCGGCGCTTACCGCACGGCATCAATAGCACCGCTTTGCCATACACTGGCGCCTTGCCGCACGCCTGTTCAACCGACCACGGAAAACCCATGGAAATCAGTTTGCAAGGACGCACCGCCATCGTGACTGGCGCCAGCAAGGGCCTTGGCCATGCCATCGCGGATCGATTTGTGCAATGCGGCGCGAACGTCGTCATCGCGGCCCGCACGGAAGCGCCCCTGCAAGCGGCTCACGCCACGCTGGCGCAACGCCAGGGCGGACAGGTGCATGCCTGCGCCTGCGACGTGTCCACGGCGCAGGGCGTGCAAAACCTGTACGACAGTGCCATGAAGGGCTTCGGCCGCGTCGACATCATCGTCAACAACGCCGGGACGTCGGCCGCGCGGCCGTTTGGCGACGTGACGGACCAGGACTGGCAGGATGACCTGGACCTGAAGCTCTTCGCCGCCATCCGCCTGACGCGACTGGTCTGGCCGCAGATGAAGGAGCGGCGGTGGGGACGTGTCGTCAATGTCCTGAATATTGGCGCGAAAGCGCCGGGCGCCAAATCGGTGCCGACGTCCGTCTCGCGCGCCGCCGGCATGGCGCTGACCAAGGCCCTGTCGGCCGAAGGGGCGCCCGACAACATCCTGGTCAACGCGCTGCTGGTGGGCAAGATCGAAAGCGACCAATGGGTACGGCGCGCCGACGCGCGTGGCGTTCCCGTCGCCACGGTGCTGCGGGAAATGGCTGCCGGCATTCCGCTCGGACGCGTGGGACGGGCCGACGAATTCGCCGCCGCGGCATGCTTCCTGGCCTCGGACTGGGCCTCCTACATCACCGGCACCGCCATCAACGTGGACGGCGGGGCTTCCCCCGTCGTTTAGGCCACTGCCTGGGCCGCGTTGCCCGGCCACTCCGGCCGGCTTGCCGCGTTTGCCTGAGGGCGGGCTCGGCACTCGCCATTGAGCCATCCCCCTCTTGGCTTAGTCCTCCTGACGGTTACTGCGAGGACACCTCCCGATAGTAATCTGTTGACAATCTTCAGCGGTCCACGGCCTCGCTGATCGAAGGGGCGTTCACGCAAGAACCGGCCATGTAAAGGAGCACGGGTGTCGTTCCTCGAATTGGATGGATTGACCAAACGCTATGGCTCCTTGACGGTCATCAAGGACGTGAACCTGTCGGTCGACAAAGGCAAGCTGGTCTGCCTGCTCGGCCCTTCCGGATGCGGCAAGACGACGACGCTGCGTTTGATCGCCGGGTTCGGCAAGGCCGACGGTGGCGAAATCCGCGTGGGCGGACGGACGATCTCCTCGGCGGAATCGACGGTTCCCCCGGAAGCCCGGAACATGTCGATGATCTTCCAGAGCTACGCGCTCTGGCCCCACATGACGGTGTTCCAGAACGTCGCCTATGGCCTGAAGCTGCGACGCCTGCCCGCCCAGGACCTCGCATCCCGGGTCCGCACCATATTGGCCTCCACGCAGCTCGGCGCGCTGGAAGACCGCTATCCCGGAGAACTGTCCGGGGGACAGCAGCAGCGCGTCTCGCTGGCACGCGCCCTGGTGATCAAGCCCGAGATCCTGCTGCTGGACGAACCGCTGTCCAACCTGGACGCAAACCTGCGCGAAGAGATGCGCTTCGAGATACGCCGCCTGCACGACGAGTTCCGCTACACCACGGTATATGTCACGCACGACCAGGCGGAGGCAATGACCACCGCCGACATTATCGTGGTCATGAACGAAGGTCGCATAGAACAGGTGGGATCGCCCGAGGACATCTATGAGCGGCCGCAAACCGAATTTGTCGCGCGCTTCATCGGCGGGACGAACATCTTGAAGGGCACCCGAGATGCCCAGGACACCGTGCTATGCGACGGCGGTTTCGTCTTGCGGTGCGCCAGCGGAAGTTTCGCCGCCGGTGGCCGGACGGCGGTCTCCGTCAGGCACCATGATGTCCAGCTGTTCCAGACCAAGCCCAAGGACACGACCGCCAACTGGGCAGCGGGCATCGTCAAGCGCCAGATCTACCTCGGATCCCACCGGGATTACCTGGTCACGCTTCGTGGTGGCGAAACGGTGCGCGCCGTCGCGCCAGTCAACGTCGCGATTTCCGTCGGTCAAGAGGTCGGTCTTTACTTCGCACCGGAAAACTGCCGGGCGCTCGCGCAATAACGGAGGAGACAAACATGTGGAACAAGGCAAAAACAGTCGTCGCGCTGCTCGCGGCGGGACTGGCCGCCGCGACCGGCGCCAGGGCGGCACCGCCCGCGCCTTACGACGTCACACCGGAACTGGTGGCGGCCGCCAAGGCAGAAAAAAAGGTCGTTTTCTACACCGCCACCGACGTGGCGGTCGCGGAGAAGATAGCCGCGCAATTCCAGGCCAAGTATCCCGGCGTCACCGTACAGGTGGAACGCTCCGGCTCCGAGCGCGTCTTCCAGCGTATCGGCCAGGAGTACTCGACCGGGATACACAATGTCGACGTCATCGAAACCTCGGATGCGGTGAATTTCGTGTATTTCAAACAGCACGGGTGGCTGCGGCCGCTGGTGCCCAAAGTCGTGGCCGAGAAATGGCCGGCCGCGGATCGCGACGCTGACGGCTATTTCGCCGCCTACCGCGCGCACCTTTCGGTCATGGCGTACAACACCGCGCTCATGACGGAAACGGACGCGCCGAAAACCTGGAAGGACCTGCTGGACCCGCGCTTCAAGGGCAAGATGGTCAAAGGGCACCCCGGCTATAGCGGCACCATCATGACGGCGACCTTCGTGCTCAGCCAGCTGCTGGGCTGGGATTACTTTGAAAAGCTCGGCAAGCAGGATGTGATGCAGGTGCAGTCGTCCACCGAGCCGCCGAAGAAATTGGCGGAAAAGGAAAGAGCCGTCGAAGTGGACGGCAACGAGTACAACATCTTCCGCTTGCAGGAGAAAGGGGTACCGATAAAGATCGTTTATCCGCCCGAGGGCACGCCGATCGCCGTGGGTAATGCGGGAGTGTTGAAGGACGCCCCCCATCCGAATGCCGCCAAGCTCTTCTACGCATTCCTGTTCTCACTGGAAGCGCAGCAGCTCAATAGCGATTTCGGTGGCCTGCGCTCGTTCCACCCGGACGTCAAGGAGAACCCCAACCGCACGCCGCTTTCGAAAATCAAGATATTGAATTCGGACCCCGCGAAGCTGGAGCCGCAGATACAGACGATCAAGTCCAATTACGAAAAATACTTCGGCACCTGATCCGAGCCTTGCTTCGATTCCAGACAGGGGACTGGTATGGGAACCATGACCAGCATCACACTCGCGCACAAGCCGCCGTCGCGCCGCATCGATTTCTCGGTGCTCACCTTTGTCGTGCTCGCGCTGGTGCTGGGCGTGCTGGTCATTCTTCCCCTGTTCTGGCTGCTCTACTACGCGTTCCGCGGCGATAGCGGGGAGCTCACATTCCAGAACCTGGCCGCGCTCTTCTCCGACGCCAGCCTGTTCACCGCCTATAAGCGGACCATAGGCATGGCGCTGGGCGTGGCCGTCCTGGCATGCCTGATTGCCACGCCGATGGCCTGGCTGGTCGCACGCACCGATCTACCGTGCCGCCGCCAGATCCGCATGCTTGTTACCGCCTCGTTCGTCACGCCGCCCTTTCTGGGGGCCATCGCCTACGAAATCCTGGCTGCACCCAATAGCGGGCTCGTCAATGTCGCCTACCGTGCCCTCTTTGGCCTGGCACGCACCGATCGGCTGGTCAATATCTACACGTTTACCGGCATTGTCTTCGCCATCGCCTGCTTCACTTTCCCTTATGTGTTTACGCTTGTCGCCAATGCGCTGGACAAGGTCCCGTCCGACCTCGAGGATGCCTCGTCCATCCTGGGCGGCAAGCCGATAACGACGCTGCGCAAGGTGACCATCCCGCTCGTGTTGCCCGCGATGCTCGCGGGCATGCTGATCGCCCTGCTCCAATCGCTGACGATGTTCGGCTCGCCCGCGATCCTTGCGTTGCCGGCCGGCTTTCACGTCGTCACGACGAAGATCTGGAGCTTTTTCCAGTTTCCCGCCCGGCTTGGCCTGGCCGCGGCGGCCTCCATCCCCTTGTTGCTGATCACGGTAGGATTGCTCCGTGCTCAGAAGGCGATACTGGGCGCCAAGGGGTATACGGTGCTGGGCGGCAAGAGCGGCACGCCCCGTGTCACGGAGCTGGGCCGCTGGAAATGGGCGGCGCTTGCCTTCGTTTTCGCGGTGCTGTGCCTGACGGTTTTCCTGCCCTATGCCGCCCTGCTGAAGGTGTCCTTCACCAAAACCGTGGGCGACCCCGTCAACCTGAGCACGCTGACGCTAAGCCATTGGCATTTCGTGCTGTTCGAGTTCTCCGCGACCCGGCTCGCCCTGAGCAATACCCTGATCCTCGGCTTGCTGAGCGCCACGGCGGTGACCGCCCTGGCCCTGGTGGTGTCGTACCTAGCCGCGCGCAGGGCGATATGGGGAACGCAAATCCTGGGCATGCTGGCGACCGCGCCGGTCGCGATCCCCGGCATCGTGCTGGGCGTGGGGCTTTTCCTGAGCTATGCCAACCCCACGTTCCAGCTTTACGGCACGCTGTGGATCCTGCTGATCGCCTTCGTCACCATCGAATTGCCCGCCGGCTACCAGCAGATATCGTCGGCGTTCACGGGGGTGCACCCGGAACTTGAAGAGGCCAGCCGCATACTGGGCGCGTCGCGACTGCGGGCCTTGTGGCAGATCACCGCACCGCTGCTGCGGACCAGCGTGATCGCCACCTGGTGCTTTGTGTTCGTCGGCACGATCCGCGAATTGTCCGCCACCATTCTACTGACGACGGCCAACACCAAACTGGTGTCGGTCATCATCTACGACCTTAACGAGAGCGGCGATCTCGGCGCCATCTGCGTGCTCGGCATCCTTCTTCTGGTGGCCTCATTCGCCGTCGTTTTTCTTGCCAATGCCCTTCCCATACTCGGGGGATCCCAAACCGCCCACCGCAGCTGAAGCGGCCCGGCAGCCCTGCACCCCCCCTATCGGCAACGCTTCCCGCCGCCTCCGGCCCACTCACAGTCCTCCACGATGTCGGATCTTCCGAACCCATCTTCCAGCGTCTCCGCGATCAACTTTCTGCGCACCAAGTCGCTGACCAACGTGGTGCAGGCCGAAATCGAGCGCATGATCATCGACGGCGAGTTCCAGCCCAACGAGCGCGTCAATGAAAACAGCTTATCGCATCGGCTCGGCGTCAGCCGCGGGCCCATTCGTGAAGCGTGTAGCGCCCTCGCCGCGATGGGACTGATCGAAATCATTCCCAACCGCGGTTTTTTCATCCGGGCGCTGTCGAACGAAGAGGCCCAGGACCTGTCCGTGGCGCGTGCCGGCATTTTCGGCTGCATGGCCATGATGCTCGCCGAAAGCGTCAGCCCCGCGCAAATCGCAATCCTGCGGGCGCTGCTCGCGCGCATGGATGAGATCGCCGTGCTCGGCGACGTTCATATCTACTATCCGGTCAATCTCGAATTCCACAAGCAGATCGCCTTGATGGCAGGCAACAACCGGCTCAGCGCGATCTACCAGAGTCTCGTGCGCGAATTGCATATCCAGCGCTATCGCGCACTCTCCAGCCCCGATGTCCTGCACGTCTCCAATGCCGAGCATCGTGAAATCGTCGACGCGCTGGAGGCTGGGGACCCTGTTCGCACCCTGATCGCCGCACGCTTGCACATCGTCAACGGCATTGTCCGGACCCAAAACGCCGGACAGCCGGGCCAGGCCGGCTGTCGATAGGCTCCACCCACACCCACGACACACTCAACGCGAGGACAGACATGGACAAGCATCAAGCATCGGACGTGGAACTGACGAGATACGTCGCCGAGTTCGTCGTGAACACCCGCGCGAACGATCTTCCCGCGGACGTCATCGAATTGGGGAAAAAGTCCATCCTCGATGGCCTGGGCTTGGCCCTTTCGGGGTCGGTATCCAAAACCGGTGACCTGGTGCGGCGTCATCTGGACGAGCTGAACCTCGGTGCCGGCGCGGCGACCCTCATCGGGGGCGGACGCAAGGTCGCCCCTCGCTTCGCCGCTTTCGCCAACGGCGTCGGTATCCATGCGGACGACTATGACGACACCCAGCTCGCCGTGGCCAAGGACCGGGTGTACGGCCTGTTGACGCACCCCACCGCGCCCGCGCTACCGGCTGCGCTCGCCGTCGCCGAGCTCGTCAATGCGCCGGGCCGGGAACTGATGCTGGCTTATCAGCTGGGCGTCGAAGTGGAATGCAAGATCGCCGAAGCGATCGCCCCGCGCCACTATCAAACCGGGTTCCATGCCACGGGCACCTGCGGCACCTTCGCCGGCGCGGTGGCCGGCGCCAAACTGCTGGCTCTCGATGTCGCCACGACGCGGCGCGCCTTGTCGATGGCGGGTAGCCAGTCGGCGGGCCTGCGCGAGAATTTCGGCACGATGACCAAGCCTTTCCATGCTGGCCGCGCATCCGAAAGCGGCGTCGTCGCGGCCCAGTTCGCCTCTTACGGCTGGACGGCCGCGCCGCGCATACTCGAAGCGCCGCGCGGCTTCTTTTCCGCGGCGGGAGGCGGCTACGATCCGGCCGCCATCTTCGGCAAACTGGGCGCGCCGTGGACCCTGTTCGATCCCGGTGTGTCGATCAAGCCCCACCCCTCCGGCTCGTTGACGCACCCCGGCATGACCGAGATGCTGCGTCTTATCCAGGCCAACGGTATCCATGCCAAGGACGTCAGGCACGTGCGCGTGGGCACCAACTCCAACATGCCGAACGCCTTGATACATCATCGTCCGAAAGACGAGCTGCAGGCAAAATTTTCCATGGAGTTCTGCATCGCCATCCTGCTGCTGGAGGGCCGCGCGGGCCTCAACGAGTTCACCGACGCCGCCGTCGAACGGGAGGACGTCAAGGCCATGATCGAAAAGGTGGATTTCGTTATCGATGACGTGGCCGAGGCCGCGGGCTATCACCTGATGACGACGCTGATCGATATCGACCTCGCCGACGGCCGCCGCATATCCGGGCGCGCCGATTTCGGCAAGGGCAGTCCGGCCATGCCAATGAGCTACGACGAGGTCGCCCGCAAGTTCCACGAAAACGCCGAATTCGCCGGCATGGACAGGAATACCGCCTCCGAAATCGTCGAGCTGGTGAGCGGACTGGAAAAGCTCGATTCGATGGAGCCGTTGACACGCCGCTTGATCCGTATCGCCTGAGCGAACCCCTGAACCTCCAAAGGTCTATCCATGCAAAATCCATTGGTGATCGGCATTCTGAACGGCGACGACATCGGACATGAAATCGTGCCTGCTGCTGTCGAGGTGACTCGCGCCGCGGCGGCCAAAACCGGCCTGCTCATCGACTGGCGGCCCATGCCCATCGGCCGCACGGCGCTTGAGGCGCAGGGCTCGACATTCCCGGACGGCACGCTGGAGGCGGTCTCCGGCATGGACGGCTTCATCCTCGGCCCCATAGGCCATCAGGCCTACCCCAAGGTTCCCGGCGCGATCAATCCCCACCCCATCCTGCGCAAGCGTCTGAACCTGTTCGCCAACATCAGGCCCACACGCTCCTATCCCGGCCTGGGTGCCATCCATGACGATATCGATCTCGTGATCGTGCGGGAGAACAACGAGGGTTTCCAGCCGGACCGCAACGTCGTGGCCGGGTCGGGGGAGTTCCGGCCGACCGACGATGTGACGATCTCCGTGCGCGTCATCACGCGTCTTGGCTCGGCCCGTGTCGCGCGCGTCGCGCTGGAGATCGCCCGGCAACGGCGGAAACGACTGACGCTGGTCCACAAGGACACCGTGTTCAAGCTGGGCTGTGGCATGTTCGTCGAGGAATGCCGCCGCGTCGCGCGCGAATTCCCGGACGTCGCGGTGGACGAGGTCATCGTGGACACCATGGCCATGCGCCTGGTTCGCGATCCCCAGACTTTCGACGTGGTGGTCACCACCAACATGTTCGGCGACATACTGACCGACGAAGCAGCGGGCCTGGTGGGCGGCCTGGGCATGGCGCCGGGGCTGTGCATCGGCGACGGCAGCCTGGCAATGGCCCAGGCCACCCACGGCTCGGCGCCCGATATCGCGGGCAAGGGCATCGCGAATCCCTACGCGATGATCGAATCCACGCGGATGATGATCGAGTGGCTGGGCCACAATCGCGGTGTCGAGCAGGCGGTCAAGGCGGCCGCGCTGATGGAGGGCGCGATCACCGCCGCACTCGCGGATCCCGCCACCCGCACGCGGGATATAAAGGGCAGCGGCAATACCAGGGATATGACGCGCGGCATCGTTGCGGCGATCGAAGCGGCCTGAGCAGGACGAATCGGCGGGTCGCCGATTCAGATCACATCATCCTTCGCAACTTCCCCAGGCAAGGACATCATGAGCCATCCACTACCGATCATCGCCCTGACGCCCGGAGACTGCACCGGCATCGGACCCGAACAGGTCGCACGCATTC
Proteins encoded in this region:
- a CDS encoding alpha/beta fold hydrolase — protein: MDMQESETGDRNAHALPMRGHDADGHEGTWIVPDVPPLMIAGAGGVRVAAYEWGNPEGREILLVHGVAQCHLCFAPQIASALAREFRIVAVDLRGHGAADKPLDTAAYQHHSAWADDIAAVLQAKALRRPVAVGWSMGGRVLRQYLMRYGDGALAGIHFVGARVIEDPRAAGPATPTAQPCGHPTVAQEVEQTISFLDACYYKRPARALYERALCYNAIVPMPVRRAAAAWHTDPAETIAALRKVRVPTLVTQGMRDTIVLPAAAHMIVEAIPHARISWYEECGHSPFQEYPERFNQELAAFVREV
- a CDS encoding MFS transporter — its product is MSDDEYALHVAARLDRLPYSRTAKHFVFLISIGAIFELYDLFMTAYIAPGLVKSGLFATSSLHFFGLSGVGFFVFCTFAGMFVGTIFFGFIADRAGRRAIFTVSLVWYSLATLIMAFQHTAGGIDLFRFIASIGLGLEQVTIDTFIPELVPPNARGRAFALYQFIEFLIVPVVALLGWLLVPRQPLGLDGWRWVAIIASVGALAAWWLRRALPESPRWLAMHGKRERAERIMRDIEASATRDLGRPLPPAQVPGTARVESQGRFVELLRPPHRKRLIVMSVFNLLAVIGFYGFSAWVPTLLIAKGVEITKSLQYAFIIAIANPFGPLLGLLIADRMEPKWQIVCAGIGIGGFMVLFAMQVSPVTVIVFGVLVTLSNNWLSFIFHSYQAEQFPTRLRGRAVGFVYGWGRASAAIVGLLIGFFLSVGGTPGVAAFMGVAMVLMILVIAVFGPRTLRRPLEEISR
- a CDS encoding extracellular solute-binding protein is translated as MWNKAKTVVALLAAGLAAATGARAAPPAPYDVTPELVAAAKAEKKVVFYTATDVAVAEKIAAQFQAKYPGVTVQVERSGSERVFQRIGQEYSTGIHNVDVIETSDAVNFVYFKQHGWLRPLVPKVVAEKWPAADRDADGYFAAYRAHLSVMAYNTALMTETDAPKTWKDLLDPRFKGKMVKGHPGYSGTIMTATFVLSQLLGWDYFEKLGKQDVMQVQSSTEPPKKLAEKERAVEVDGNEYNIFRLQEKGVPIKIVYPPEGTPIAVGNAGVLKDAPHPNAAKLFYAFLFSLEAQQLNSDFGGLRSFHPDVKENPNRTPLSKIKILNSDPAKLEPQIQTIKSNYEKYFGT
- a CDS encoding ABC transporter ATP-binding protein — protein: MSFLELDGLTKRYGSLTVIKDVNLSVDKGKLVCLLGPSGCGKTTTLRLIAGFGKADGGEIRVGGRTISSAESTVPPEARNMSMIFQSYALWPHMTVFQNVAYGLKLRRLPAQDLASRVRTILASTQLGALEDRYPGELSGGQQQRVSLARALVIKPEILLLDEPLSNLDANLREEMRFEIRRLHDEFRYTTVYVTHDQAEAMTTADIIVVMNEGRIEQVGSPEDIYERPQTEFVARFIGGTNILKGTRDAQDTVLCDGGFVLRCASGSFAAGGRTAVSVRHHDVQLFQTKPKDTTANWAAGIVKRQIYLGSHRDYLVTLRGGETVRAVAPVNVAISVGQEVGLYFAPENCRALAQ
- a CDS encoding GntT/GntP/DsdX family permease — encoded protein: MNLSTVLTSHDTQVLIVAAIGIVLLVVLIVWLKLHAFIALTIGALFVGVGSGIPLEKVTSSYEAGVGGVLGYVGVLIALGAMLGKLLADSGGADQVVERILRGRPATLPWKMALVASIIGIPMFFEIGLVLLIPVVMLAVHKSRGPAMRLGIPALAGLSVLHGFIPPHPGPLAAIAILHADVGVTLAIGLLIAIPTVAVGGPLFGLLAARMVPIGAAGAGLAVTGSDRRAEGAQVSTDEADAAPVRSPTFAVTLVTLLSPIVLMLIKAGADIWMGKDDPVRHVLDFIGDPVFALLVAVLLAMVTFGTSVGFNISVLGKKIAASLLPVVGVMLIVGAGGGFKQALVDGGTGAAIAKIALATGLSTLVLGWIVAVFIRLATGSATVATVTAAGIVAPLATHLPPNHLSLVVLAIGAGSLFFSHVNDAGFWLVKEYFGLTVGQTIKTWSFMETVLAVMGLILTYGLSLVM
- a CDS encoding SDR family oxidoreductase; the encoded protein is MEISLQGRTAIVTGASKGLGHAIADRFVQCGANVVIAARTEAPLQAAHATLAQRQGGQVHACACDVSTAQGVQNLYDSAMKGFGRVDIIVNNAGTSAARPFGDVTDQDWQDDLDLKLFAAIRLTRLVWPQMKERRWGRVVNVLNIGAKAPGAKSVPTSVSRAAGMALTKALSAEGAPDNILVNALLVGKIESDQWVRRADARGVPVATVLREMAAGIPLGRVGRADEFAAAACFLASDWASYITGTAINVDGGASPVV
- a CDS encoding FCD domain-containing protein; protein product: MSDLPNPSSSVSAINFLRTKSLTNVVQAEIERMIIDGEFQPNERVNENSLSHRLGVSRGPIREACSALAAMGLIEIIPNRGFFIRALSNEEAQDLSVARAGIFGCMAMMLAESVSPAQIAILRALLARMDEIAVLGDVHIYYPVNLEFHKQIALMAGNNRLSAIYQSLVRELHIQRYRALSSPDVLHVSNAEHREIVDALEAGDPVRTLIAARLHIVNGIVRTQNAGQPGQAGCR
- a CDS encoding ABC transporter permease yields the protein MTSITLAHKPPSRRIDFSVLTFVVLALVLGVLVILPLFWLLYYAFRGDSGELTFQNLAALFSDASLFTAYKRTIGMALGVAVLACLIATPMAWLVARTDLPCRRQIRMLVTASFVTPPFLGAIAYEILAAPNSGLVNVAYRALFGLARTDRLVNIYTFTGIVFAIACFTFPYVFTLVANALDKVPSDLEDASSILGGKPITTLRKVTIPLVLPAMLAGMLIALLQSLTMFGSPAILALPAGFHVVTTKIWSFFQFPARLGLAAAASIPLLLITVGLLRAQKAILGAKGYTVLGGKSGTPRVTELGRWKWAALAFVFAVLCLTVFLPYAALLKVSFTKTVGDPVNLSTLTLSHWHFVLFEFSATRLALSNTLILGLLSATAVTALALVVSYLAARRAIWGTQILGMLATAPVAIPGIVLGVGLFLSYANPTFQLYGTLWILLIAFVTIELPAGYQQISSAFTGVHPELEEASRILGASRLRALWQITAPLLRTSVIATWCFVFVGTIRELSATILLTTANTKLVSVIIYDLNESGDLGAICVLGILLLVASFAVVFLANALPILGGSQTAHRS
- a CDS encoding MmgE/PrpD family protein; the protein is MDKHQASDVELTRYVAEFVVNTRANDLPADVIELGKKSILDGLGLALSGSVSKTGDLVRRHLDELNLGAGAATLIGGGRKVAPRFAAFANGVGIHADDYDDTQLAVAKDRVYGLLTHPTAPALPAALAVAELVNAPGRELMLAYQLGVEVECKIAEAIAPRHYQTGFHATGTCGTFAGAVAGAKLLALDVATTRRALSMAGSQSAGLRENFGTMTKPFHAGRASESGVVAAQFASYGWTAAPRILEAPRGFFSAAGGGYDPAAIFGKLGAPWTLFDPGVSIKPHPSGSLTHPGMTEMLRLIQANGIHAKDVRHVRVGTNSNMPNALIHHRPKDELQAKFSMEFCIAILLLEGRAGLNEFTDAAVEREDVKAMIEKVDFVIDDVAEAAGYHLMTTLIDIDLADGRRISGRADFGKGSPAMPMSYDEVARKFHENAEFAGMDRNTASEIVELVSGLEKLDSMEPLTRRLIRIA